Genomic segment of Mucilaginibacter sabulilitoris:
GACGTTACGATATCGTCCCGATTTGTTTCAACCATGATTACTGCATTATTAGCCTGTATTGAGCTATTTCGATTTAAATTTCAAATTTATACAATAATAACAATTCGAAACAAATCAAAATATTAACAAATTGAATTTTTAAGAAAAAGCCGCGAAAAACGCACGATTGATAATTGGTTTACAAAAACAACTATAATGTTTTGCGATTTCGAAACAAAATGAAATAAAACACATTATATACCCGGCAGAACTACAAATTATATAGAAAAGCTTTAGCGATATTGTTACTTTTGGGCAATATATTAATTGAACACATGAAGAGTATAACGGAGAGGCATCAGTTAATTTTAAAGAAACTACAAGATACAGGGCATGTAAGCGTACAACAATTAAGCGCCCAAATGAAAGTATCGGAGGTAACCATCCGAAAGGACCTGAAACTACTGGAGGATAAAAACCTGCTTTTCAGGACTCACGGGGGCGGATCAAAAACTAACCCATATACCAGCGACAAGCCAGTATCAGAAAAAGAAAAACTAAACGCGGAGGAAAAAAACAAAATAGCTAAAGTGGCTGCCTCCATGATAGGCAATAACGACTCCATCATTATCGCCTCCGGAACAACCATGGTTGCGCTGGCCAGGTCAATTAATCCTCAAAAACACTTAACCGTAATTACCTCGGCCCTGAATGTGGCTATGGAGCTTTCTAGTCATCAAAACGTTGATGTTTTACAATTGGGCGGGCAACTTCGCCAAAATTCATCGTCGGTAATGGGACCTTATGCCGAACAGATTTTACAGGATGTATCGTGCAGTATTTTATTTTTAGGTGTTGATGGCATCGACCTGGAAATGGGGTTAACAACCACCAGCCTGATGGAAGCCCGTTTAAACCAAAAAATGATTGAGGCGGCCCAAATCACTATTGTTTTGGCCGACAGCTCCAAATTTGGGAAGCGCGGACTGGGTAAAATTTGCGCGCTTGATCAAATTCAGCACGTTATAACCGATAACGGCATTGCCCCAGCAATGGTTAAGCTATTGGAAGATCGTGGCATTAACGTTACCATAGTTTAGGTACCGGGTATTTGCTATATTTATAAATAAATATCCACACAATGAGCCTTATCATCAAACTGCTTATAGCCCTTATTGGCGTTATACATTGCTACATACTTTGGCTGGAGATGTTTGCCTGGACCACACGCGGTCCTAAAGCATTCAATAAACCTATTGAAGAGCTAAAAAACAGTAAAACACTGGCCGCAAACCAGGGCTTGTATAACGGATTTTTAGCCGCCGGCCTGTTCTGGACATTTTTTATTACCGACGAGCGATGGCGCGATAATGTGGCTTTGTTCTTTTTATCATGCGTAGCTATTGCGGGTTTGTATGGTTGTTTCACCGTAACCAGGAAAATACTTTATTTACAGGCTGTACCCGCCCTACTAACTATAGCATTAATTTTACTTAACAGATAACAAGCTCATTTTCTGATGCTTTTATTTTCTTCACAAGCAGATAAATGATACTGAGGCCTTTTATTTAATTAAAGGCATTCGGCCTAAAAAACGTCTCTGTATATTTATAGCCGTATTGCATTGCTGTAACCGGTTTACAAATTACAAGCTTACCTATGAGGCATTTTTTTTATCTATCTGCATTTTTTATTCTCACATTTCTGTCTTCCGGGCAAAAAGTCGCCGCCCAACAATCTAAACCCAACGTCATTATCATCTATACAGACGATTTGGGCTATGGCGATATCAGCTGTTATGGCGCTAAAAACGTACATACACCCAACATTGATCGTATTGCCGCAAATGGACTTTTATTTACTAATGCTCATGCTACTTCGGCTACCTGTACGCCTTCGAGATATTCATTGCTGACAGGGCAATATGCCTGGCGTAAAAAAGGTACAGGTATAGCCCCTGGCGATGCCGCTTTGCTGATAGACCCAGCCCGCCCTACCCTACCAGCGGTATTTAAAACCGCCGGATATGAAACCGGGGCAATTGGTAAGTGGCATTTGGGTTTGGGTGAAAAAGGCATCGGCCCAGATTGGAATGGCGAAATTAAACCCGGGCCAATTGAACTCGGCTTTAACACCTCATTTATTTTACCGGCCACGGTTGATCGGGTACCGTGCGTTTATGTTGAGGGGCACAGGGTAGCTAATCTTGACCCCTCCGATCCCATAAAAGTTGATTATAAAAACCCGGTTGGAAACTGGTCAACCGGCGCTAACCACCCGGAACTGTTAAAGTTAAAGCCCTCGCACGGGCATGACCAAACTATTGTAAATGGTGTAAGCCGGATAGGATACATGACCGGAGGAAAATCAGCATTATGGGTTGATGAGGAAATAAGCAGCGTGATAACTAATAAAGCTGTAAAATTCATTGAAACCAATAAGAGTAAACCCTTCTTCCTTTATTTTGCTACGCATAACATCCACGTACCCAGGGTTGTGAATAAACGTTTCGCCGGTAAAAGCGGCATGGGCGCAAGAGGTGATGCCATATTGGAACTGGACTGGACCACAGGTGAAATTTTAAAAACGCTTGACAGCCTGAAGCTAACCAATAACACCCTGATCATATTCACCAGCGACAATGGCCCCGTACTGGATGATGGGTACCAGGATGAAGCAGTTGCAAAATTAAATGGCCATAAACCTGCGGGTGCGCTAAGGGGCGGCAAGTATAGTGCCTTTGATGGCGGCACAAGGATTCCGCTTATTGTATCATGGCCGGGGCATGTTACTAAAGGTGTCTCAAACGCACTGTTAAGCCAGATTGACTTTTTAGCCTCATTTGCCGCATTTACAGGACGTCCGCTTAAAGATTCACATGACTTGGATAGCAAAAATGCCATGGATGTACTACTGGGCAAAAACACTACGGGCAGGGATCATGTTATTGAACAGGCGTTAAACAACACTTTGTCATTAATATCCGGCGACTGGAAATATATTGAACCAGGCAATGGGCCGCGAATGAACACCGAAGTGAATATTGAATTGGGCAACGACCAAAAACCGCAGCTTTACAATATCAGAAATGATATTGGTGA
This window contains:
- a CDS encoding DeoR/GlpR family DNA-binding transcription regulator; its protein translation is MKSITERHQLILKKLQDTGHVSVQQLSAQMKVSEVTIRKDLKLLEDKNLLFRTHGGGSKTNPYTSDKPVSEKEKLNAEEKNKIAKVAASMIGNNDSIIIASGTTMVALARSINPQKHLTVITSALNVAMELSSHQNVDVLQLGGQLRQNSSSVMGPYAEQILQDVSCSILFLGVDGIDLEMGLTTTSLMEARLNQKMIEAAQITIVLADSSKFGKRGLGKICALDQIQHVITDNGIAPAMVKLLEDRGINVTIV
- a CDS encoding DUF1304 domain-containing protein, with the protein product MSLIIKLLIALIGVIHCYILWLEMFAWTTRGPKAFNKPIEELKNSKTLAANQGLYNGFLAAGLFWTFFITDERWRDNVALFFLSCVAIAGLYGCFTVTRKILYLQAVPALLTIALILLNR
- a CDS encoding sulfatase family protein — encoded protein: MRHFFYLSAFFILTFLSSGQKVAAQQSKPNVIIIYTDDLGYGDISCYGAKNVHTPNIDRIAANGLLFTNAHATSATCTPSRYSLLTGQYAWRKKGTGIAPGDAALLIDPARPTLPAVFKTAGYETGAIGKWHLGLGEKGIGPDWNGEIKPGPIELGFNTSFILPATVDRVPCVYVEGHRVANLDPSDPIKVDYKNPVGNWSTGANHPELLKLKPSHGHDQTIVNGVSRIGYMTGGKSALWVDEEISSVITNKAVKFIETNKSKPFFLYFATHNIHVPRVVNKRFAGKSGMGARGDAILELDWTTGEILKTLDSLKLTNNTLIIFTSDNGPVLDDGYQDEAVAKLNGHKPAGALRGGKYSAFDGGTRIPLIVSWPGHVTKGVSNALLSQIDFLASFAAFTGRPLKDSHDLDSKNAMDVLLGKNTTGRDHVIEQALNNTLSLISGDWKYIEPGNGPRMNTEVNIELGNDQKPQLYNIRNDIGEKHNLADANPGKLNELKNSLQSIKNR